One Sporomusaceae bacterium FL31 DNA window includes the following coding sequences:
- a CDS encoding phosphatidylinositol mannoside acyltransferase, which translates to MLYKTMNLLSYIVCILPRSLRRMSGNGVGQLCWILVPDKRKIMAINNVTQVLNVGSSQAEAIVKKSTVRFGRMFFEVLAFPKIKKDINQYIRFEGKEHLHEALAYGRGVVLATAHSGNWELLGAALALNGFPMIAVAQKQTNAEMDRFINDYRSLVGMHVTYKTGVREMLKMLSAGKVIGMLMDQDAGSEGIFVDFFQRQASAPRGPAFLARMKESPIVPAFITENHDGTHTVIIKEPIWTPQTEQRENDIIVTTQNLTEIIEQHIRLQPAEWFWLHNRWKSSPRAN; encoded by the coding sequence ATGCTTTATAAAACAATGAATCTTCTAAGTTATATTGTCTGTATTCTGCCTCGGTCACTGAGAAGAATGAGTGGTAACGGGGTAGGCCAGTTGTGTTGGATCTTGGTACCGGACAAGCGTAAAATCATGGCCATCAATAATGTTACCCAGGTTTTGAATGTTGGTTCGAGTCAGGCTGAAGCTATTGTAAAAAAGAGCACTGTTCGCTTTGGTCGGATGTTTTTTGAGGTGCTGGCATTTCCAAAAATCAAGAAAGATATTAATCAATATATTCGTTTTGAGGGCAAGGAGCATCTTCATGAGGCCTTAGCGTATGGCCGTGGTGTAGTACTAGCAACAGCGCATAGCGGCAATTGGGAACTTCTAGGGGCGGCTTTGGCGTTAAACGGTTTTCCGATGATTGCTGTTGCGCAAAAACAGACCAATGCTGAAATGGATCGTTTTATCAATGATTATCGTAGTTTAGTGGGGATGCATGTTACTTATAAAACTGGTGTACGGGAAATGCTTAAAATGTTGTCAGCAGGCAAGGTCATTGGGATGTTGATGGATCAGGATGCTGGCAGTGAGGGGATATTCGTTGATTTTTTTCAACGACAAGCATCTGCACCGCGTGGTCCAGCTTTTTTGGCAAGGATGAAAGAATCACCGATTGTGCCTGCTTTTATTACGGAGAATCATGATGGTACGCACACCGTTATTATTAAGGAGCCTATCTGGACGCCCCAAACTGAACAGCGCGAAAATGACATTATAGTTACAACCCAGAACTTAACTGAAATCATTGAGCAACATATCAGGCTGCAGCCGGCCGAGTGGTTTTGGCTGCATAATCGCTGGAAATCAAGTCCTAGAGCGAATTGA
- the sigE gene encoding RNA polymerase sigma-E factor, with product MQLKQYLGELKKIRLLNADEEQLLWQEFKETDNLDCRRKIIESYQPLVFKAAASWQTDETTLMDIIQEGTVGLIEAVENYDYTRGVAFSIYAAHRIRGRMLNYMEREGKRKFTYMDTPITHDEESRTLGELFVDNAPAVAHQVEQNYLVSQVKSALERLPVKEQLVLNGVFLEDQEHKQLAETLDLSVSHVYRLQKQGIRRIRGMLSKFMQNW from the coding sequence ATGCAGTTAAAACAATATCTCGGCGAGCTTAAGAAAATTCGCTTGCTCAATGCTGACGAAGAACAACTGTTATGGCAGGAATTTAAAGAAACTGATAATTTAGATTGCCGCCGGAAAATTATTGAGAGCTACCAGCCATTAGTATTTAAAGCAGCGGCGAGCTGGCAAACTGACGAAACAACCTTAATGGATATTATCCAGGAGGGAACGGTTGGTTTAATTGAGGCGGTCGAGAACTATGATTATACTAGAGGTGTGGCTTTTAGTATCTATGCGGCACATCGTATCCGTGGCCGGATGCTCAATTATATGGAACGGGAGGGTAAACGTAAATTTACCTATATGGATACTCCCATCACTCATGATGAAGAATCACGTACTTTAGGTGAGTTATTTGTTGACAATGCTCCGGCCGTAGCTCATCAGGTTGAACAAAACTATTTAGTATCACAGGTCAAAAGTGCATTAGAGCGGTTACCTGTTAAGGAACAGCTTGTTTTGAATGGAGTGTTTCTTGAAGATCAGGAACATAAGCAGCTTGCTGAAACCCTGGATTTGAGTGTTTCACATGTCTATCGTCTTCAAAAACAAGGCATACGCCGTATCCGTGGTATGCTGTCCAAGTTTATGCAAAACTGGTAG
- the fabZ gene encoding 3-hydroxyacyl-[acyl-carrier-protein] dehydratase FabZ: protein MLSATEIQKIIPHRYPFLLVDRIIELEPMKRAVGIKNVTITEPFFQGHFPGHPVMPGVLILEAMAQVGAVAALYPPENRGKVALFASIDRVKFRKPVVPGDQLQMVAELIKVRGGMGKLWCEAFVDGQVVAEGELMFALS, encoded by the coding sequence ATGCTATCGGCGACTGAAATACAAAAAATCATTCCACATCGGTATCCATTTTTACTGGTGGACCGGATTATTGAATTAGAACCAATGAAACGGGCTGTTGGGATTAAAAATGTTACGATTACTGAACCTTTCTTTCAGGGGCATTTCCCCGGACATCCAGTAATGCCAGGTGTATTAATTCTAGAGGCAATGGCGCAAGTAGGCGCAGTGGCAGCACTTTATCCCCCTGAGAACCGCGGTAAGGTTGCCTTGTTTGCTAGCATTGATCGGGTCAAATTCAGAAAACCGGTAGTACCGGGTGATCAATTGCAAATGGTGGCAGAACTGATTAAAGTACGCGGTGGAATGGGTAAACTATGGTGTGAAGCCTTCGTGGATGGCCAGGTTGTGGCTGAGGGAGAATTGATGTTTGCGCTATCTTAA
- the lpxC gene encoding UDP-3-O-acyl-N-acetylglucosamine deacetylase, producing the protein MQYQTTIGRMVTYTGIGLHSGRNVTITLHPAPVNTGIVFARVDLPGAPQVTAQAGNVTAAMRATTLESGPAKVFTVEHLLAAFSAMQVDNCLVEIDSVEPPVADGSSLPFVELIQRAGIMGQDVLRRILTVKTAQMVRHEDKFIAILPYDGFRISFTSTNSHPLLGVQFGDYEITPEIFIKEIAPARTIGFMHEVEALQAQGLALGGSLDNAVVYDDKTVLTPLRFTDELVRHKILDVIGDLALAGCIRGHIIAVKSGHALNTALAKKILANID; encoded by the coding sequence ATGCAGTACCAAACTACAATTGGCAGGATGGTCACCTATACCGGTATCGGACTTCATTCCGGACGGAATGTCACCATCACGCTTCATCCCGCACCTGTTAATACGGGCATTGTTTTTGCACGTGTTGATTTGCCTGGTGCTCCACAAGTGACAGCACAAGCAGGTAATGTTACTGCGGCTATGCGGGCTACAACCTTAGAGTCAGGTCCAGCCAAGGTTTTTACTGTAGAACACCTGTTAGCCGCGTTTTCAGCTATGCAAGTGGATAATTGTCTTGTGGAAATTGACTCTGTTGAGCCTCCTGTTGCTGATGGTAGCTCGCTGCCATTTGTTGAACTGATTCAACGAGCGGGCATTATGGGTCAAGATGTACTAAGGCGTATATTGACAGTGAAGACTGCTCAAATGGTGCGGCATGAAGATAAATTTATTGCGATATTACCCTACGATGGATTTCGAATTTCATTTACTTCGACTAATTCGCATCCTTTGCTTGGGGTTCAATTCGGTGATTATGAAATAACACCAGAAATCTTTATAAAAGAAATTGCTCCAGCCCGGACCATTGGCTTCATGCACGAAGTGGAAGCACTACAAGCTCAAGGATTGGCGCTAGGCGGCAGCTTAGATAATGCGGTAGTGTATGATGATAAAACCGTGTTGACACCACTGCGATTTACAGATGAATTAGTGAGGCATAAAATCCTGGATGTCATTGGTGATTTAGCTCTTGCTGGCTGTATCCGTGGTCATATTATTGCTGTAAAATCAGGCCATGCCTTAAATACGGCTTTGGCAAAAAAAATATTAGCGAATATTGATTGA
- a CDS encoding arginine ABC transporter ATP-binding protein — MLKIDNLVKKFGSLTAVDGFNLQVGRGETVVMMGPSGCGKSTTIRTINRLVEPDGGTIQFGELDIIKLDDDELRAIRKKIGFVFQHFNLISRLTALENVMLGLVMDGMSRELAQSKASEALIKVGLENHVDHKPGQMSGGQQQRIGIARALAFEPELMLWDEPTASLDPILVREVLVVMEELAKYRASTMLVVTHELSFALHVADRIVLMDKGKVVEEGIPSEVFVKPQSSIGQRYQELIEYQMNTSALTLAGKRIA; from the coding sequence ATGCTGAAAATCGACAATTTGGTGAAAAAATTTGGCAGCTTGACTGCTGTCGATGGATTCAATCTGCAAGTAGGGCGTGGAGAAACTGTCGTTATGATGGGGCCGTCAGGCTGTGGTAAATCAACAACAATTCGGACCATTAATCGCCTTGTCGAACCGGACGGTGGAACGATTCAATTTGGTGAGTTGGATATTATTAAATTGGATGATGATGAACTTAGGGCTATCCGAAAAAAAATTGGTTTCGTATTTCAGCATTTTAATCTGATCAGTCGATTGACCGCACTGGAAAATGTGATGTTAGGCTTGGTGATGGATGGAATGTCTAGAGAATTGGCTCAGAGTAAAGCATCGGAGGCTCTGATTAAAGTTGGTCTAGAAAATCATGTAGACCATAAACCTGGCCAGATGTCGGGTGGACAACAGCAACGGATTGGAATTGCTAGAGCACTGGCCTTTGAACCGGAGCTCATGTTGTGGGATGAACCAACCGCATCACTGGATCCTATTTTAGTACGGGAAGTACTTGTGGTTATGGAAGAATTGGCTAAATATCGTGCCAGTACCATGCTAGTCGTAACGCATGAATTATCATTTGCTCTTCATGTTGCAGACCGTATCGTGCTTATGGACAAAGGTAAAGTAGTTGAAGAGGGCATACCCTCTGAAGTTTTTGTAAAGCCGCAATCTTCGATTGGCCAGCGATATCAGGAACTTATTGAATATCAAATGAACACTAGTGCCCTAACTTTAGCTGGCAAACGTATTGCTTAG
- a CDS encoding N-acetyltransferase — translation MKKTLKQIAEMVDGAILGAEDLLVTGVTNIEDAGESDITFAVPPHLDKALSSKAAAVIIPDSITEFAKPAIRVSNPRVAFTKLLEIFTPPLTVRREVHATAIVGCNVKLGNNVAIMPYVVIADDAIIGDNTVVYPHTYIGQGTVIGADTLIHANVTVREYCQIGSRVIIQSGTVIGSDGFGFITTQGRHHKVPQVGNVIIEDDVEVGANVGIDRATTGSTVVKKGTKIDNFVHLAHNVVAGENCLFVAFTGIAGSAKIGNNVTFAGQSGSAGHLTIGDNCVFAARSAAISDVPAGSFYAGFPARPHREWLRAEASLHKLPDLLKKVRDLEKRLAQVEDKK, via the coding sequence TTGAAAAAGACATTAAAACAAATCGCCGAAATGGTCGACGGGGCTATTTTAGGTGCGGAAGATTTATTAGTCACTGGTGTGACGAATATTGAAGATGCGGGAGAGTCAGACATTACTTTTGCTGTGCCGCCGCATTTGGATAAAGCGCTTTCATCCAAAGCAGCTGCAGTCATTATTCCGGATTCCATTACTGAGTTTGCTAAGCCTGCTATCCGGGTAAGCAATCCCAGAGTGGCATTTACAAAACTTTTGGAGATATTTACGCCTCCATTGACGGTGAGACGGGAAGTTCATGCTACCGCGATAGTGGGATGCAATGTCAAGCTAGGCAATAATGTAGCGATCATGCCCTATGTGGTAATTGCTGATGATGCTATTATTGGAGATAACACGGTTGTGTATCCTCATACCTACATTGGACAAGGAACTGTTATTGGCGCTGACACACTGATTCATGCTAATGTTACTGTTCGAGAATATTGCCAGATTGGCAGCAGAGTGATTATTCAAAGTGGTACTGTCATTGGCAGTGACGGCTTCGGTTTTATAACAACTCAAGGGCGTCATCATAAAGTGCCTCAAGTCGGTAATGTCATTATTGAAGACGACGTGGAAGTGGGCGCCAATGTAGGTATTGACCGGGCAACAACTGGCAGCACTGTGGTCAAAAAAGGTACGAAGATTGATAATTTTGTGCATTTGGCTCATAATGTTGTAGCTGGTGAAAACTGTCTGTTTGTAGCCTTTACCGGCATTGCAGGCAGTGCTAAGATCGGTAATAATGTCACCTTTGCCGGACAATCTGGTAGTGCTGGTCACCTAACAATTGGTGATAATTGTGTCTTCGCAGCCCGTTCAGCTGCGATTAGTGATGTTCCGGCAGGCTCGTTTTACGCTGGTTTTCCTGCCAGGCCTCATAGAGAATGGCTGAGGGCTGAGGCGTCTTTGCACAAATTGCCTGATTTGCTTAAAAAGGTCCGGGATTTGGAAAAGCGCTTGGCTCAAGTCGAAGATAAAAAATAG
- the bamA gene encoding outer membrane protein assembly factor BamA → MRTRQRYGHLLLATIFSLSIILFAAAPAFAADLTGKTVTAVNITGNTAVSESTILAAVKTKPGDTLAADNIKQDMQAIYELGYFFDVVANFTEVPEGVKVVYTVMENPALQDIVIKGNTKVPTDKILSLLGVAKGNTLNSKALNENARAVEQYYHDQGFILAKISDVSMSPGGVLTLTINEGVLEGIVVKGNEKTKENVITREMKLKPGEAFNVKDARRSMQKVYNLGYFEDVNMKLNPGKDPNAVVLETSVVEQKTGTFSIGGGYSKSDGLIGIIELGDNNFRGTGDKVKIHWEFGGEASNKNYELGYTRPWLDDKQTSLSFSFYDMTNEYSDYYDDGGLRSTYDKKRHGWDVTLGRPQGEYAQNYVTFKNREDRYMGWVEGIDYAANTDPVYNQQYLEDNFGTTRSISLAHILDSRDNVFNPTEGQRLSLTAEFAGRAFGGDFNFNKYTVEDRQYLKVGRDHVMAFRVMMGYADGHMPDSGKFAVGGADTLRGYNDDQFKGDKMLTATAEYRFPVAKKVQGVVFTDIGKAWDGEGYKLDDLEASAGVGVRVTTPIGPIRIDYAQGSNGGKTHFSFGGQF, encoded by the coding sequence ATGAGAACTCGACAACGCTATGGGCATTTGTTACTTGCGACTATTTTCAGTCTTAGTATCATTCTTTTTGCTGCTGCCCCTGCGTTCGCTGCTGACCTCACCGGTAAGACCGTTACCGCTGTAAATATTACTGGTAATACGGCCGTGTCTGAAAGCACCATTTTGGCTGCTGTTAAGACTAAGCCTGGCGATACTTTGGCAGCAGACAACATTAAACAGGATATGCAGGCAATCTACGAGTTAGGATATTTCTTTGATGTGGTAGCCAATTTTACGGAAGTGCCTGAAGGCGTTAAAGTGGTTTACACCGTTATGGAAAACCCTGCTCTGCAAGACATTGTGATTAAGGGAAATACGAAGGTGCCAACTGACAAGATTTTAAGCTTGTTAGGTGTTGCCAAAGGAAATACCCTTAACTCCAAAGCCCTGAACGAAAATGCGCGGGCTGTTGAGCAATACTATCATGATCAAGGCTTTATATTAGCTAAGATTAGCGATGTATCGATGAGCCCTGGTGGGGTGCTTACCCTGACGATTAATGAAGGTGTCTTGGAAGGTATCGTTGTAAAAGGCAATGAGAAAACCAAAGAAAACGTCATTACCCGTGAAATGAAACTTAAACCAGGCGAAGCATTTAATGTTAAAGATGCCCGCCGCAGTATGCAAAAAGTGTACAACCTGGGCTATTTCGAAGATGTTAATATGAAACTTAATCCTGGGAAGGATCCTAACGCTGTAGTCTTAGAAACCAGTGTTGTTGAACAAAAGACTGGGACCTTCTCCATTGGTGGGGGCTATAGTAAATCTGACGGATTAATAGGAATTATCGAACTAGGGGACAATAACTTCCGTGGTACCGGTGATAAAGTCAAAATTCATTGGGAGTTCGGCGGTGAGGCCAGCAATAAAAACTATGAGCTAGGTTATACTCGTCCATGGCTGGATGATAAACAAACTTCACTGAGTTTTAGTTTTTATGATATGACGAACGAGTATAGTGATTATTATGATGATGGTGGGCTTCGCTCAACTTATGATAAGAAACGTCATGGCTGGGATGTTACTCTGGGACGTCCGCAAGGTGAATATGCTCAGAACTATGTGACCTTTAAGAATCGTGAAGATAGGTATATGGGATGGGTAGAAGGCATTGACTATGCAGCTAATACTGACCCAGTCTATAATCAACAATATCTTGAGGATAATTTTGGTACAACACGCAGTATCAGCTTAGCTCATATTCTAGATTCACGCGATAATGTTTTCAATCCGACTGAAGGTCAGCGTTTATCGTTAACTGCTGAATTTGCAGGACGTGCTTTTGGTGGTGACTTCAACTTCAACAAATATACTGTTGAAGATCGTCAGTACCTCAAAGTCGGTCGTGACCATGTTATGGCGTTTCGAGTTATGATGGGTTATGCGGATGGTCACATGCCGGACAGCGGTAAGTTTGCTGTCGGTGGCGCTGACACCCTGCGTGGCTATAATGATGATCAGTTTAAAGGTGATAAGATGCTGACTGCCACTGCTGAATATCGTTTCCCTGTTGCCAAGAAAGTTCAAGGTGTTGTATTTACTGATATCGGTAAAGCCTGGGATGGAGAAGGCTATAAGTTAGACGATCTTGAAGCCAGTGCCGGTGTCGGTGTTCGGGTAACGACTCCAATTGGGCCAATCCGTATTGATTATGCTCAAGGTTCCAATGGCGGTAAAACCCACTTCAGCTTTGGCGGACAATTCTAA
- the lpxB gene encoding lipid-A-disaccharide synthase: MYKVMISVGEASGDLHGASVATALRNIQPGIKMLGMGGQAMRSAGVDIVHDIADLGVIGFVEVIKNLPRLFKLRDSLVDLMAAERPDVLVIIDYPDFNMRLAAKAKQLGIPIVSYISPSAWAWRKGRAKNVAKLVDRLAAIFPFEADVYREAGANVTFVGHPLLDIVQPCLTKTEAYAFFKAKADQPIVLLLPGSRNQEINTLLPVMLAAGEKIVEQVPDCQFFLPVASTISREMLQNILSQYKLKVNLTNEYTYDLMVIADSAIAASGTVTLEAALLKLPSVVIYKLAALTYLLGKFLVKIPHFSLPNIIAGRQIIPELLQDQANAANIAQAVLPMLQDDIEKKRLQQDLAEVRHKLGDVGAVDRVARVILEVAQEKAGGTNEHL; the protein is encoded by the coding sequence ATGTACAAAGTCATGATTTCGGTAGGCGAAGCATCAGGCGATTTACACGGTGCCAGTGTAGCAACCGCATTAAGAAATATTCAGCCAGGTATTAAAATGTTGGGAATGGGCGGACAAGCTATGCGGTCAGCCGGGGTGGACATTGTACACGATATCGCTGATTTGGGAGTAATTGGCTTTGTCGAAGTAATCAAGAACTTGCCAAGATTGTTTAAATTACGGGACAGTCTTGTCGATTTGATGGCAGCTGAACGACCTGACGTGCTGGTGATTATTGACTATCCAGATTTTAATATGCGATTAGCTGCGAAAGCTAAGCAGCTGGGGATTCCAATTGTATCTTATATTAGTCCCTCTGCTTGGGCCTGGCGTAAAGGTCGGGCGAAAAATGTCGCAAAGCTAGTGGATCGTCTGGCAGCGATATTTCCGTTTGAGGCTGACGTTTATCGTGAAGCGGGAGCCAATGTTACCTTTGTTGGCCATCCTTTATTGGATATTGTGCAACCCTGTCTTACAAAAACTGAAGCTTATGCTTTCTTCAAAGCAAAAGCAGATCAGCCTATTGTTTTACTCCTGCCAGGTAGTCGCAATCAGGAAATTAATACTTTGTTGCCCGTCATGTTAGCGGCTGGGGAAAAAATTGTCGAGCAAGTACCTGATTGTCAGTTTTTTCTGCCAGTAGCCTCGACAATTTCCCGGGAAATGTTGCAAAATATTCTTAGTCAATATAAGCTTAAAGTTAATTTAACGAATGAATATACGTATGACTTAATGGTGATTGCTGATAGTGCAATTGCCGCATCAGGAACGGTAACGCTTGAAGCAGCTTTGCTGAAATTACCCAGTGTGGTTATTTACAAACTGGCAGCTTTAACCTATCTTTTGGGTAAGTTTCTAGTGAAGATTCCTCATTTTAGCCTACCGAACATTATAGCTGGGCGGCAGATTATTCCCGAACTGTTACAAGATCAGGCAAATGCCGCGAATATTGCCCAAGCCGTTCTGCCTATGTTGCAGGATGACATTGAAAAAAAACGCCTCCAGCAAGATTTGGCAGAAGTACGTCACAAGCTTGGTGATGTAGGTGCAGTTGACCGGGTTGCCAGAGTGATTTTAGAGGTAGCACAAGAGAAAGCCGGAGGTACAAATGAACACCTATAA
- a CDS encoding N-acetyltransferase has protein sequence MLMKPEKVVIALRKIHETAVVHPGARIGKDVEIGPYAVIGENVLIDDGTKIGAHAVIDGWTSVGKNCVIYPGASIGSEPQDLKFRGEKSYVFIGDNTKIREFATVNRATGEGEETRIGSNCMLQAYTHVAHNCVVGNHVIMSNAATLAGHVIVEDRAVIGGLSGVHQFVKIGRNAMVGGLTKIVQDVPPFVIVDGHPAKVSGLNSVGMSRAGINAASRSLIKKAYKLLYRSGLSLAQAIAMIEQEVDSCEEVEHFLRFLRNAERGICRGRKESNA, from the coding sequence ATGCTGATGAAACCGGAAAAGGTTGTAATCGCGTTACGCAAAATACACGAAACAGCGGTTGTTCATCCTGGCGCCCGCATCGGCAAAGATGTTGAAATTGGTCCTTATGCAGTTATTGGTGAAAACGTACTAATTGATGATGGAACGAAGATTGGTGCGCATGCTGTTATAGATGGTTGGACCAGTGTTGGTAAGAACTGTGTGATTTATCCGGGCGCCTCAATTGGCTCGGAACCCCAGGATTTAAAGTTTCGTGGCGAAAAAAGCTATGTGTTTATTGGTGATAACACTAAAATAAGAGAGTTTGCTACTGTAAACCGGGCCACTGGTGAAGGTGAAGAAACTCGTATCGGTTCTAATTGTATGCTGCAAGCTTACACCCATGTTGCCCATAATTGTGTGGTCGGCAATCATGTCATTATGTCCAATGCGGCTACCTTAGCGGGTCATGTCATTGTGGAAGATCGGGCAGTTATTGGTGGCTTGTCAGGTGTTCACCAGTTTGTGAAAATTGGCCGTAATGCCATGGTGGGCGGTTTAACCAAGATCGTTCAGGATGTGCCGCCATTTGTTATTGTTGATGGACATCCAGCAAAAGTTTCCGGGTTAAACAGTGTTGGGATGTCAAGAGCTGGAATTAACGCTGCTTCACGCAGTCTTATTAAGAAAGCTTATAAACTTCTGTATCGTTCCGGACTAAGTTTGGCTCAGGCTATCGCTATGATTGAACAGGAAGTTGATTCATGCGAAGAAGTTGAACATTTCCTGCGCTTTTTGCGTAATGCTGAGCGTGGTATCTGCCGAGGACGGAAAGAATCAAACGCTTAA